The Babylonia areolata isolate BAREFJ2019XMU chromosome 17, ASM4173473v1, whole genome shotgun sequence genome has a window encoding:
- the LOC143291499 gene encoding uncharacterized protein LOC143291499 isoform X4, producing MTRTTWRQSQNRKTVSPSMVHLAQVARLQHAQDSRLLVFSRRGCGKERKSSEWSAMTSGGKPNDPTVWSEKTAYSLPHVDLSVFPRPRDLQQRGEFDILMLHRTHGIIIVKVESVGNDFGDSVSQSEQEHVIRKRVRQSLKQLDRQVGVLRHLVGDVTQGRVPITKVLMLPNLQRRAVRAALEQDPALDQAFRDGLNQSLSRDEALLKCIFSDHLPPIGHHGNVDVDVTEEMYSDWWLPLMSRITSSNMDNNIYESMIAR from the exons ATGACGAG GACAACATGGCGACAGAGTCAAAATCGGAAGACAGTGAGTCCCTCAATGGTCCACCTGGCTCAGGTAGCTCGGCTCCAGCATGCACAGGACTCTCGTCTTCTTGTCTTCAG CAGACGGGGATGTGGGAAGGAACGAAAATCATCAGAATGGTCAGCAATGACTTCAGGTGGAAAGCCAAACGACCCAACTGTGTGGTCAGAAAAGACAGCCTATTCCTTGCCACACGTGGACCTGTCCGTCTTCCCCAGACCTCGCGATCTCCAGCAGCGTGGTGAGTTTGACATCCTCATGTTGCACCGAACCCACGGAATCATTATCGTGAAGGTGGAATCTGTCGGGAACGATTTTGGAGACAGCGTGAGTCAGAGCGAGCAGGAGCACGTCATCCgtaagagagtgagacagtccCTGAAACAGCTGGACAGACAGGTGGGCGTTCtgaggcacctggtgggtgacgTCACCCAGGGAAGGGTTCCCATCACCAAGGTGCTGATGCTGCCCAATCTGCAGAGACGTGCTGTACGTGCAGCGCTGGAACAGGACCCTGCGCTGGACCAG gcatTTCGCGATGGCTTGAATCAGTCTCTGTCAAGGGATGAAGCGTTACTAAAGTGCATCTTCTCTGACCATCTGCCACCCATCGGTCACCATGgaaatgttgatgttgatgtcaccGAGGAGATGTATTCTGATTGGTGGTTGCCGCTCATGAGCAGAATTACCTCCAGCAACATGGATAACAATATTTATGAGTCCATGATTGCAAggtaa
- the LOC143291499 gene encoding uncharacterized protein LOC143291499 isoform X1 → MATESKSEDSESLNGPPGSGSSAPACTGLSSSCLQVSAKNNPVHRKQTELGGSESEDSSVRRSCPLKNLEKISLREDLLESWREAIHEKFPQRFTSTYMIPPVYFNRVQYLEITVGSDVIKSPQHDLMSDVRSDEALRRIHNALTSMFERNGKADEDEGMVVIFSLSFDHYLNCGGKTNTFPLKKRPGHPYSRRGCGKERKSSEWSAMTSGGKPNDPTVWSEKTAYSLPHVDLSVFPRPRDLQQRGEFDILMLHRTHGIIIVKVESVGNDFGDSVSQSEQEHVIRKRVRQSLKQLDRQVGVLRHLVGDVTQGRVPITKVLMLPNLQRRAVRAALEQDPALDQAFRDGLNQSLSRDEALLKCIFSDHLPPIGHHGNVDVDVTEEMYSDWWLPLMSRITSSNMDNNIYESMIAR, encoded by the exons ATGGCGACAGAGTCAAAATCGGAAGACAGTGAGTCCCTCAATGGTCCACCTGGCTCAGGTAGCTCGGCTCCAGCATGCACAGGACTCTCGTCTTCTTGTCTTCAGGTCAGCGCTAAAAATAACCCAGTTCACAGAAAACAGACTGAACTGGGAGGCAGTGAGAGTGAAGACAGCAGTGTAAGGAGATCCTGTCCTCTGAAAAACTTGGAGAAA attTCTCTAAGGGAAGATCTGTTGGAGTCCTGGAGAGAAGCCATACATGAGAAATTTCCACAACGTTTCACCAGTACCTATATGATACCACCCGTATATTTCAACCGTGTACAGTACCTTGAAATTACTGTTGGAAGTGACGTCATCAAAAGTCCTCAACATGACCTGATGAGTGACGTCAGAAGTGACGAAGCCCTGCGACGTATTCATAATGCTCTGACTTCAATGTTTGAGAGGAATGGGAAAGCAGACGAAGATGAAGGTATGGTGGTGATTTTTTCCTTGTCGTTTGATCACTATCTGAACTGTGGTGGGAAAACAAACACGTTCCCACTGAAAAAAAGACCTGGTCATCCTTACAGCAGACGGGGATGTGGGAAGGAACGAAAATCATCAGAATGGTCAGCAATGACTTCAGGTGGAAAGCCAAACGACCCAACTGTGTGGTCAGAAAAGACAGCCTATTCCTTGCCACACGTGGACCTGTCCGTCTTCCCCAGACCTCGCGATCTCCAGCAGCGTGGTGAGTTTGACATCCTCATGTTGCACCGAACCCACGGAATCATTATCGTGAAGGTGGAATCTGTCGGGAACGATTTTGGAGACAGCGTGAGTCAGAGCGAGCAGGAGCACGTCATCCgtaagagagtgagacagtccCTGAAACAGCTGGACAGACAGGTGGGCGTTCtgaggcacctggtgggtgacgTCACCCAGGGAAGGGTTCCCATCACCAAGGTGCTGATGCTGCCCAATCTGCAGAGACGTGCTGTACGTGCAGCGCTGGAACAGGACCCTGCGCTGGACCAG gcatTTCGCGATGGCTTGAATCAGTCTCTGTCAAGGGATGAAGCGTTACTAAAGTGCATCTTCTCTGACCATCTGCCACCCATCGGTCACCATGgaaatgttgatgttgatgtcaccGAGGAGATGTATTCTGATTGGTGGTTGCCGCTCATGAGCAGAATTACCTCCAGCAACATGGATAACAATATTTATGAGTCCATGATTGCAAggtaa
- the LOC143291499 gene encoding uncharacterized protein LOC143291499 isoform X2, with protein sequence MATESKSEDSESLNGPPGSGSSAPACTGLSSSCLQISLREDLLESWREAIHEKFPQRFTSTYMIPPVYFNRVQYLEITVGSDVIKSPQHDLMSDVRSDEALRRIHNALTSMFERNGKADEDEGMVVIFSLSFDHYLNCGGKTNTFPLKKRPGHPYSRRGCGKERKSSEWSAMTSGGKPNDPTVWSEKTAYSLPHVDLSVFPRPRDLQQRGEFDILMLHRTHGIIIVKVESVGNDFGDSVSQSEQEHVIRKRVRQSLKQLDRQVGVLRHLVGDVTQGRVPITKVLMLPNLQRRAVRAALEQDPALDQAFRDGLNQSLSRDEALLKCIFSDHLPPIGHHGNVDVDVTEEMYSDWWLPLMSRITSSNMDNNIYESMIAR encoded by the exons ATGGCGACAGAGTCAAAATCGGAAGACAGTGAGTCCCTCAATGGTCCACCTGGCTCAGGTAGCTCGGCTCCAGCATGCACAGGACTCTCGTCTTCTTGTCTTCAG attTCTCTAAGGGAAGATCTGTTGGAGTCCTGGAGAGAAGCCATACATGAGAAATTTCCACAACGTTTCACCAGTACCTATATGATACCACCCGTATATTTCAACCGTGTACAGTACCTTGAAATTACTGTTGGAAGTGACGTCATCAAAAGTCCTCAACATGACCTGATGAGTGACGTCAGAAGTGACGAAGCCCTGCGACGTATTCATAATGCTCTGACTTCAATGTTTGAGAGGAATGGGAAAGCAGACGAAGATGAAGGTATGGTGGTGATTTTTTCCTTGTCGTTTGATCACTATCTGAACTGTGGTGGGAAAACAAACACGTTCCCACTGAAAAAAAGACCTGGTCATCCTTACAGCAGACGGGGATGTGGGAAGGAACGAAAATCATCAGAATGGTCAGCAATGACTTCAGGTGGAAAGCCAAACGACCCAACTGTGTGGTCAGAAAAGACAGCCTATTCCTTGCCACACGTGGACCTGTCCGTCTTCCCCAGACCTCGCGATCTCCAGCAGCGTGGTGAGTTTGACATCCTCATGTTGCACCGAACCCACGGAATCATTATCGTGAAGGTGGAATCTGTCGGGAACGATTTTGGAGACAGCGTGAGTCAGAGCGAGCAGGAGCACGTCATCCgtaagagagtgagacagtccCTGAAACAGCTGGACAGACAGGTGGGCGTTCtgaggcacctggtgggtgacgTCACCCAGGGAAGGGTTCCCATCACCAAGGTGCTGATGCTGCCCAATCTGCAGAGACGTGCTGTACGTGCAGCGCTGGAACAGGACCCTGCGCTGGACCAG gcatTTCGCGATGGCTTGAATCAGTCTCTGTCAAGGGATGAAGCGTTACTAAAGTGCATCTTCTCTGACCATCTGCCACCCATCGGTCACCATGgaaatgttgatgttgatgtcaccGAGGAGATGTATTCTGATTGGTGGTTGCCGCTCATGAGCAGAATTACCTCCAGCAACATGGATAACAATATTTATGAGTCCATGATTGCAAggtaa
- the LOC143291499 gene encoding uncharacterized protein LOC143291499 isoform X5 — protein MVHLAQVARLQHAQDSRLLVFSRRGCGKERKSSEWSAMTSGGKPNDPTVWSEKTAYSLPHVDLSVFPRPRDLQQRGEFDILMLHRTHGIIIVKVESVGNDFGDSVSQSEQEHVIRKRVRQSLKQLDRQVGVLRHLVGDVTQGRVPITKVLMLPNLQRRAVRAALEQDPALDQAFRDGLNQSLSRDEALLKCIFSDHLPPIGHHGNVDVDVTEEMYSDWWLPLMSRITSSNMDNNIYESMIAR, from the exons ATGGTCCACCTGGCTCAGGTAGCTCGGCTCCAGCATGCACAGGACTCTCGTCTTCTTGTCTTCAG CAGACGGGGATGTGGGAAGGAACGAAAATCATCAGAATGGTCAGCAATGACTTCAGGTGGAAAGCCAAACGACCCAACTGTGTGGTCAGAAAAGACAGCCTATTCCTTGCCACACGTGGACCTGTCCGTCTTCCCCAGACCTCGCGATCTCCAGCAGCGTGGTGAGTTTGACATCCTCATGTTGCACCGAACCCACGGAATCATTATCGTGAAGGTGGAATCTGTCGGGAACGATTTTGGAGACAGCGTGAGTCAGAGCGAGCAGGAGCACGTCATCCgtaagagagtgagacagtccCTGAAACAGCTGGACAGACAGGTGGGCGTTCtgaggcacctggtgggtgacgTCACCCAGGGAAGGGTTCCCATCACCAAGGTGCTGATGCTGCCCAATCTGCAGAGACGTGCTGTACGTGCAGCGCTGGAACAGGACCCTGCGCTGGACCAG gcatTTCGCGATGGCTTGAATCAGTCTCTGTCAAGGGATGAAGCGTTACTAAAGTGCATCTTCTCTGACCATCTGCCACCCATCGGTCACCATGgaaatgttgatgttgatgtcaccGAGGAGATGTATTCTGATTGGTGGTTGCCGCTCATGAGCAGAATTACCTCCAGCAACATGGATAACAATATTTATGAGTCCATGATTGCAAggtaa
- the LOC143291499 gene encoding uncharacterized protein LOC143291499 isoform X3, giving the protein MSDVRSDEALRRIHNALTSMFERNGKADEDEGMVVIFSLSFDHYLNCGGKTNTFPLKKRPGHPYSRRGCGKERKSSEWSAMTSGGKPNDPTVWSEKTAYSLPHVDLSVFPRPRDLQQRGEFDILMLHRTHGIIIVKVESVGNDFGDSVSQSEQEHVIRKRVRQSLKQLDRQVGVLRHLVGDVTQGRVPITKVLMLPNLQRRAVRAALEQDPALDQAFRDGLNQSLSRDEALLKCIFSDHLPPIGHHGNVDVDVTEEMYSDWWLPLMSRITSSNMDNNIYESMIAR; this is encoded by the exons ATGAGTGACGTCAGAAGTGACGAAGCCCTGCGACGTATTCATAATGCTCTGACTTCAATGTTTGAGAGGAATGGGAAAGCAGACGAAGATGAAGGTATGGTGGTGATTTTTTCCTTGTCGTTTGATCACTATCTGAACTGTGGTGGGAAAACAAACACGTTCCCACTGAAAAAAAGACCTGGTCATCCTTACAGCAGACGGGGATGTGGGAAGGAACGAAAATCATCAGAATGGTCAGCAATGACTTCAGGTGGAAAGCCAAACGACCCAACTGTGTGGTCAGAAAAGACAGCCTATTCCTTGCCACACGTGGACCTGTCCGTCTTCCCCAGACCTCGCGATCTCCAGCAGCGTGGTGAGTTTGACATCCTCATGTTGCACCGAACCCACGGAATCATTATCGTGAAGGTGGAATCTGTCGGGAACGATTTTGGAGACAGCGTGAGTCAGAGCGAGCAGGAGCACGTCATCCgtaagagagtgagacagtccCTGAAACAGCTGGACAGACAGGTGGGCGTTCtgaggcacctggtgggtgacgTCACCCAGGGAAGGGTTCCCATCACCAAGGTGCTGATGCTGCCCAATCTGCAGAGACGTGCTGTACGTGCAGCGCTGGAACAGGACCCTGCGCTGGACCAG gcatTTCGCGATGGCTTGAATCAGTCTCTGTCAAGGGATGAAGCGTTACTAAAGTGCATCTTCTCTGACCATCTGCCACCCATCGGTCACCATGgaaatgttgatgttgatgtcaccGAGGAGATGTATTCTGATTGGTGGTTGCCGCTCATGAGCAGAATTACCTCCAGCAACATGGATAACAATATTTATGAGTCCATGATTGCAAggtaa
- the LOC143291500 gene encoding uncharacterized protein LOC143291500, giving the protein MYLNVCSVSFHERSMQFFGSFRFCGPATKLYVHTAHNPRAEVSTLSEAVLHTSRCFTGHILPERQVMMLKDPSPRVFLSGPPGTGKSLMLTLKTKEWLRQGHTVMIISLWTAIHAASLQMCSQVEREVTTEQAGRLLHVLNRKPDFENIINELQQFKCHTEIQLKLENASSDSDCSGTTDGDLEGEDSNCTQGIEISEPQPSPSSGHGREGFRALEPRDGRQHCHTTDPTQPHDQPGPKHSTDAHQKLFVMVNEAPWFLDYLMLILEGVLGKDGFVIWVATSLPCPPPSTFACYEVTQNVRRPPAVVRQMTTTPAYRTFSRVKYTSEENGVLSSVPFPTDGPRVKRIQHDDHSSVETWDCEQCGMAVAAFLTHDLKICDGAGESSALLEASENKLHFSDVLISGYLPNLVTTSTWETSLPAARKAGFLKGLDSKGIRFDVIGKDDVGGYQRLAVPPCTDRVQVAEADMIKGLERVVVVVLGKRGLPLAVPRYVDPLFDVMGCCTSQLVIAGDDE; this is encoded by the exons atGTATCTTAATGTATGCAGCGTATCATTTCATGAAAGGTCGATGCAGTTTTTTGGTTCATTCAGGTTTTGCGGCCCCGCCACCAAGCTGTATGTGCACACAGCGCATAATCCACGTGCTGAGGTGTCCACACTCTCCGAGGCTGTCCTTCACACTTCACGCTGTTTCACTGGACACATTCTCCCAGAAAGACAG GTGATGATGCTGAAAGACCCATCTCCGAGGGTGTTTCTGTCGGGTCCCCCAGGCACAGGGAAGTCTCTGATGCTGACGCTGAAGACAAAGGAATGGCTCCGACAGGGACACACTGTTATGATCATCAGTCTATGGACTGCAATTCATGCCGCTTCCCTCCAGATGTGCAGCCAG GTTGAACGGGAAGTGACGACAGAGCAAGCTGGAAGACTACTCCATGTGCTGAACAGGAAGCCAGACTTTGAAAACATTATCAATGAACTTCAACAATTCAAATGTCACACTGAAATACAGTTGAAGCTGGAAAATGCATCCTCTGACAGTGACTGCAGTGGAACCACTGATGGTGATTTGGAAGGAGAAGACTCAAACTGTACACAAGGAATAGAAATCAGTGAACCTCAGCCTTCCCCATCTTCAGGTCATGGCAGGGAAGGTTTCAGAGCACTAGAACCTAGAGATGGCcgtcaacactgtcacacaactgATCCCACACAGCCACACGATCAGCCAGGACCAAAGCATTCCACAGATGCTCATCAGAAACTGTTCGTCATGGTGAACGAAGCTCCGTGGTTCCTTGACTATCTGATGCTGATACTGGAAGGAGTCCTTGGAAAAGACGGGTTCGTGATTTGGGTGgccacctccctcccttgccCTCCACCATCCACCTTTGCGTGCTATGAAGTGACCCAGAATGTTCGCCGTCCACCTGCTGTCGTCAGACAGATGACCACAACTCCAGCTTACCGCACGTTCAGCCGGGTGAAGTACACGTCAGAGGAGAACGGTGTTTTGTCAAGCGTGCCCTTTCCAACAGACGGTCCAAGGGTGAAAAGAATTCAACACGATGACCACAGTTCAGTGGAAACGTGGGACTGCGAACAGTGCGGGATGGCGGTGGCTGCCTTTCTGACCCACGACTTGAAGATTT GTGATGGAGCTGGTGAGTCTTCCGCCCTTCTTGAAGCATCGGAAAACAAGCTTCACTTCAGTGACGTTCTGATCTCTGGGTATCTGCCAAACCTCGTCACCACGTCAACATGGGAAACCAGTCTTCCAGCAGCCAGGAAAGCAGGATTTCTCAAAGGCCTTGACAGCAAGGGCATCAGATTTGACGTCATTGGAAAGGATGACGTGGGGGGGTACCAAAGGCTGGCCGTTCCACCATGCACGGATCGGGTGCAGGTTGCAGAGGCTGACATGATCAAGGGcttggagagggtggtggttgtggtcttGGGGAAACGGGGGCTCCCTTTGGCGGTCCCACGTTACGTGGACCCCTTGTTTGACGTCATGGGCTGCTGCACGTCACAGCTCGTCATCGCTGGAGATGATGAGTAG